A single Polynucleobacter acidiphobus DNA region contains:
- the lptF gene encoding LPS export ABC transporter permease LptF — MIFEQALRRELSMTTGAVFLVLVTIMITTLVIRILGFAASGTVNPEDALVLIALATLGYFAVLLTVSLFIAVLIVLVRWYKDSEMIVWFASGLSITNLIGPILRFAIPLIIIIALLAAFVWPWANRESSVISQRFQQRDDVSMVAAGQFKESAKAERVFFIEEIDVDKGEVKNIFVADTRNQKLSVAVAATGYIENAPNGDKSVVLLKGRRYEGQPTQANFRILEFDEYETKILSKEVSKPPPRDREKNVIELMQETDPNILRANFGELLWRIGLPIMALGLVLIAIPLAYVNPRLGNYTAMFYAVLIYLMYSNLLNLSQNYVAQGRVDFFLGLWPIHVLAFGLAFVLIRNRINPSLKWWQRQLPRAWQNK; from the coding sequence ATGATTTTTGAACAAGCCCTCCGCCGCGAACTCAGCATGACCACAGGTGCTGTGTTTTTGGTCTTGGTCACCATCATGATTACCACCCTCGTAATACGGATTTTGGGGTTTGCGGCCAGTGGAACGGTTAATCCCGAGGATGCTTTAGTACTAATCGCTCTAGCCACCCTCGGTTATTTTGCGGTTCTATTAACCGTCTCACTATTTATTGCTGTTTTAATTGTGTTGGTCCGTTGGTACAAAGACTCCGAAATGATCGTTTGGTTTGCTAGTGGGCTGAGTATTACGAATTTGATTGGTCCGATCCTACGATTTGCGATTCCACTCATCATCATCATTGCTCTATTGGCCGCCTTTGTTTGGCCATGGGCAAATCGTGAGTCGAGCGTGATTAGTCAACGCTTTCAACAACGTGATGATGTGTCCATGGTTGCAGCAGGTCAATTTAAAGAGTCGGCTAAAGCTGAGCGGGTCTTTTTTATTGAAGAGATTGATGTTGACAAAGGGGAAGTCAAGAATATCTTTGTGGCCGATACGCGCAATCAAAAGTTAAGCGTTGCGGTCGCTGCCACTGGCTATATCGAAAATGCCCCCAACGGTGATAAAAGCGTGGTTCTCTTAAAGGGCCGTCGTTATGAGGGTCAGCCGACCCAAGCCAATTTCAGAATCTTAGAGTTTGATGAGTACGAGACCAAGATCTTAAGTAAAGAGGTCAGTAAGCCACCGCCGCGCGATCGAGAAAAAAATGTGATTGAGTTGATGCAAGAAACCGATCCCAATATCCTGCGCGCTAACTTTGGTGAACTGCTTTGGCGCATCGGTTTACCCATCATGGCCCTTGGTTTGGTCTTAATTGCCATTCCCTTAGCCTATGTCAATCCCCGCTTAGGGAACTATACGGCGATGTTTTATGCCGTCCTCATTTATCTGATGTACAGCAACCTATTAAATCTCAGTCAAAATTACGTTGCGCAAGGGCGTGTCGACTTCTTCCTTGGCTTGTGGCCGATACACGTGCTTGCATTTGGCTTAGCCTTTGTTTTGATTCGTAATCGCATTAATCCATCCCTAAAGTGGTGGCAACGCCAACTTCCGAGAGCCTGGCAAAACAAATGA